The window GACGGAGCGCTGAGCTGGCGCTTCGAGCGGGCCCGCGGCGGCAACGGCGTGCTCGGCGACCTCGTCTCGCACGGCGTCGATCTCACCTGGTTCCTGCTCGGCGATCTCGAGTCCGTCGTCGCCGACACCACCGTCTTCCTGCCGCAGCGGTCCCGCCCGACCGGCGCCACCAGTGGTCACCAGCGGGCCACCGGCGGCGAGCTCGGACCGGTCGAGAACGAGGACTGGATGAGCGGTCTCATCCGGATGGGCTCGGGGGCCCGGGTGTCACTGGAGGCGAGCCGGGTCGCCGTCGGCGAGCAGAACAACTACGGCTTCGAGATCCACGGCACCAAGGGGGTGCTCACCTGGGACTACCGGCGGATGGGCGAGCTCGGCGTCGGTCTCGGCGGCAGCTACGCCGACCAGAACATCAGCACCGTCTTCGTCGGCCCGGGCCACGGGGACTTCGGCGCCTTCCAGCCCGGTGCGTCCAATCCGATGGGCTACGACGACCTCAAGGTCGTCGAACTGCGCAACTTCCTGGCCTCCATCGACTCCGGCGCCCCGGTCGGCGCCACCGTCGCCGACGCCGTCCGCAGCGCGATCACCCTCGACGCGATCGTCGAGTCCGTGGCGACCGGCGGCTGGGTCACTCTGGCCTGAGCCGTCGGCTCAGACGCGCGTGAGTGCGCGCCTGCCCGAGGTCGCCTGCACCCGGGCCGCCACGAACGCCACGGCGACGACGACGGCCGCGACCACGGCTCCGACGGCGACCACGGTCGACTCGGGAGCGGCCGTCGCCCGGGCGATGGCGATCCAGCTGATGCCCCAGACCATGGCGGCACCGATACCGAGGTTGCCGCGGCTGACCCGGGACAGCAGCACGCCGATGCCGGCGGCGACGGCCAGCACGGCCACGGTCAGCGCTTCGGCGACACCCTCGGACGGGTCGAGACCGGCGTCCTGCAGGGTGGCCGTGACGTTGGCCGCGGTCGCGACGCTGACCCAGCCGACGTACAGGCCGAAGGTCCCGTCGGTGATGACCGTGTCCACCACCGACCGCGACGGCGCGGCGGCCAGCCGGGAGATGATCACGCCGAGGACGAGGACCAGCGCGAGGATCACCAGCACGCTCACCCACAGCCAACCCGCCTGGACGACGAGCAGCCAGCCGGCGTTGAGCAACATGGAGGCCGCCGCGAGGTAGCCGATCCGGCGGTGCCGCTCGGCGGTCGCCTGCCCGGGCAACCACTGCCACACCGTGTAGGCGGCGAGCCCGGCGTAGATCACCGACCAGATCGAGAAGGCCTGGGTGCCCGGTGCGATCAGGGTGGCGTCGGCGGACAGGGCGCCGCCGGCGGCCCGGTCGACCTGGGTGCCGCCGAACACCCCCACGCCGAGCAGGGTGCCGAAGACGCAGACGATCTCGCTGGCGGTGACGGTGATCTGACGGGTGCGGTCGCTGTTCATGACCGACTGATACCCAGCATGCTGAGGAATTACCCAGCGTGCTGAGTATTCGCCGGAAGCTCCTCGTCGGGGTCGCGGATCGTGTCGGTGAGCCAGCCGATGTAACGCTCGGCGGACGAGCGGACGACCGCCGGGGCGTCGCTGACGATCGCCCGACCGGGGAAGGCCCCGTGGATGCGGTCGTACGCCAGCGGTTCCAGCGTCGCCACGATCTGCCTGACCAGTCGCTCGGACAGCGGCAGCTGGTTCGGGTAGCTGCGCATGAACGACACGGTGTGCCCGCTCGGACCCACCATGAGCGTGTCCCCGACCAGCAGCACACCGCGCCCGCCGGCTCCGGCCGGCCAGTGCAGCACGCAGGACCCCGGGAAGTGCCCGCCGGCCCGCAGCAGGGTCACGCCTGGCACCGGCTCGTGCCGGTCGGTCCAGAAGACGTAGGCCGGGTCCGGCCGCTGCACCCACCGCCGGTCGTGGGCGTTCCACAGGATCGGCACCTCGTGCTGCTGCCGGGCGCTGAGCATGTGGCTCCAGGACACGGCCGCCCCGGCCAGGTGCGGATGGCTCGCGGCCACCGCGACGACGCGGCCCAGCGCCTCGACGGCGACCACGAGATCGGCGCTGATGTAGGCCGAGGGCTCCCACAGGATGTTGCCGTGCGGGGTCCGGAGGACGAGCGAGCGCTGGCCGATCGCCACCTCGGGCGTGACCGTCACGGCGAACAGGTCCGGCTCGATCTCCTCGACGGTGAAGGTCCGGCCCACCTCGAGGTCCGACGCGGTACTCCAGCGCTGACCCTCGGGAGGTATCCACTGCCGGTCGTCGGCGCAGATCGCGCACACGTCCGGCGGCCGCCGGGTGTCGGGGTGCTCGGCTCCGCAGGTCAGGCAGATCCACAACGACATACGACCCCCTCGTCGCGCGGCGGGCGATCCCGGGCGGGTCCGCCGGTCCGCCGTGACGGCCAGTCTGACACCACGCTGTACCCGGTGATCAACTCGTCGCTGTCCGACGACATGAAGGAGATCACCTACCACGGCAGCGTCAACCTCGGCGTCGCCGTCGACACCCCGCGTGGCCTGCCGTCGACTCCGTCACCGGTGGCGCCCGACGGACTGTCGTCACCGACCGTCGGGCTGGGCGGGTCAGCGGCGCGGTGGTCGCCGTCACGCTGACGCTGCCTGCGTACCACCGCGCGAGATGGACGACGTCGGGGCCATCGCGAGAACGCGATCGGTGACGCCCTGGCCGTCCCGACGCCGCCGGCGCCAGCCCTGACCGTGACCGGGCACATGACGAGGTCCGCCGGTGGTCGGCCGACGGGAGCGGCTGACCGACGGGATCAAGAACTCGTGGGATCAGTGACGTGCCGGAGGTCCGCCGGTGGTCGGCTGACGGGAGCGGCTGACCGACGGGATCACGTACCCGTGGGATCAGTGGCGTGCCGGAGGTCCGTTGACCGATGAGCCCGGTGACCGAGAGGGTCAGGTGGCTTACCGGACCGGGCGGCCGACGGGACCGGGCAGCCGACGGGTCGGGTGTCACGCCGGCTCCGCGGAACGTCACCGGTCCGGGCGCCGGACCGGGATGTCGACTGCCGATCGTCCGACGACGTCGGCGGACCCTGGCTGCATCACTCCCCCGGACACGCCGTCCAGGTGCGCCTCAGGAGTGGTGGCGCTCCTTGTCCTCCGGCCCCATGCCGAAGGTGTTGACGCTCGAGTCCTCGCCCTCAACGGCCGGCTCACCCTTGCGCGGCTTCCCCGCGTCGTCGTGCGCCTCGTCCTCGGGTCCGAGGCCGAACTGGTCCAGCTGGTTCTCACCGGTGGTGTCGTGGGTCATGTCCCCAGTGTGCTCCCGGCGGGCGGCGCGGGCATCCGGGGAGAGGGAGAATTTCCGGCACGGGCTCGGAGCCCACACCGCCCCCGCTCCCGGAACCGTCACCGCACCCGACATCCCCGAGGACGACGATGACCCGCTTCCCGACCGCCCGCTCCCTTCGGGCCGGCACCGCCATCCTGCTCACCGCTCTGACGGTGGTGCTCGGTATCGGAGTGGCCCCGGCCGCCTGGGCGCACACCGATCTGTCCTCCAGCGACCCTGCCGACGGCAGCACCGTCGAGGGGCCGCCGGCGGTGTTGCGGCTCGTCTTCGCCGATCCTGTCGCTGCGCCCGACCCGGCGGGCCCGACCCTGACGCTCACGGTGGCCGGCGCCGACCCCGTCGACGTCCCCGCCACCGTCGTCGACGACACGGTCTCCGCGGACCTGACCGGGGTGACCCTGCCCACCGCCGCGACCTACCCGGCGGAGTGGGAGATCGGCTACCGACTCGTCGCGACCGACGGCGACACCTTCACCGGAGACCTCACCTTCACCGTCGCCGGCCCGGCCGACGCCACCCCGCCGGCGACCCCGCAGGCCTCCACTCCGGGCGAGCCGGCCCTGACCAGCGCCTCCCCGACCGACACCCCCGCCGCGACCGCGTCCGCGACCCCCGCGTCCACGGCACCGGGCACCACCGTCGCGAGCACCACGACGGAGAGTTCGGCGGCCGCCCCCGGGACCACGGCAGAGCTCGCGCCCTCGGCCGCCACCGGCCCGGGTTCCACAGCCGCCGCCGTGGTGCCGGAGTCGGACCCCGGCATCTCCGGCTGGTGGTGGTTCGCCGGCATCGCCCTCGTCGTCCTGATCGCCGGCGCCGGCTACGGCTATGCGCGCAGCCGCCGGGCGCAGGGCCCGACCACCTGACCGCTCGGCAGCCCCGAACCGCGACCGGCAACGGCATCAGGGCATCAGGGCATCACGGCATCAGGGGCATTGCCGTCATCCCCCCACCACGGCATCACCGGCTCCACGGCCCCACGGCTGCCGACGTGTCCAGCGGGTATCGACGTGTCCAACGGCAGCGACCGATCGGATGCCACCCGGCCCCCGGACGACGGCCGCCGGGCGCACCGGTCAGCTGCGCGGTCGCCCGGCTCGGACCGAGGCCGCGTCCAGCACGGCGGCCAGCGCCGGCGCGGTCGCCCGCACCGCGTCCGCTGCCGCCGCCAGGGCGGCCGTCGGGGCGAGAGCCGCGAGCGCGTCGGCGATGCCGTCGCCCGCAGGCGGACCCGCCGCGGTGACGCGGGTGCTGAGGACGGGCTGGGACGCGGCGGTCCGGGCGAGCAACGCGTCGATCTCCGCCGCGTCCCGGCGCGCGAATCCCGGGTCCGCGCACGCCTCCTCGAGGGCGACGATGCGGCCGTAGACGGCCGGATTGCTGATCTTCACGCGTTGGCCGCTGATGAGCTGGCTGAGCATCGGAGCGCTCAGCCCGATGACGCCGGCCAGCCTGGCCTGCGACAGGCGGTAGGCCGCCATCAGCCGGTGCAGCCGGTCGGCCCAGCTCTCGCCGTAGATCTCGGTCTGGCGCGCCGACGCCGCTGATCGGGCATCCTCGACGGCGTCCACGGGTCTCCTCCGATCCGGTCGGGTCGCACCGGATGTTGCGCTCGTGATTTGCATGTGCAAACATTGGTCTCGCTTTGCAGGTGCAAACATACCGGAGGTTTCGATGAACCACCTCTCTCCCCGCCCGTCGGCCCGCCGGCTCTTCGCCGCGGCAGCCGCCCTGGGCCTCCTGGCCGCCGGTGCGGTCCAGACCGGTGCCGCCGCCGCGGTCGCGCCCGTCGAGTCCACCGCCCCGGTGATGATCGTGCTCGACGCGTCCGGCTCGATGAGGGCCGACGACGCCCCCGGCGTCCGGATGGACGCCGCCAAGGCCGCGGTCACCTCGCTCATCGACACCCTGCCCGCCGGTAGCGAGGTCGGACTGATGGTCTACGGCACCGGAACCGGATCCGCCGACACCGACAAGGCCGCCGGGTGCCGGGACATCACCACCCTCACCCCGGTGGGCCCGCTGGACGCCGCGACGATGACCGCGCAGGTCGCGTCCGTCCAGGCGTCCGGGTACACCCCCATCGGCGAGTCGCTGCGGGCCGCGGCCGCCGCCCTGCCCGCGGAGGGGCCACGGTCGATCGTGCTGGTCTCCGACGGGGAGGACACCTGCGCACCGCCCACGCCCTGTGATGTCGCCGCCGAACTCGACACCCAGGGCGTCGACCTGACCGTGCACACCGTCGGGTTCAAGGTCGACGACGCCGCCCGGCAGCAGCTGAGCTGCATCGCCGGCGCCACCGGCGGCACGTTCGCCGACGCGGCCGACGCCGCCCAGCTCGAGCAGGCCCTGAAGGTCCGGGTCGGGTACGCCCTGTCCGGCTACACCACCGAGGGGACCCCGGTGACCGGCGACGACCAGCCCACCCTCGACGCACCACTGCTGACCCCCGGTCAGTACGTCGACCGCTACGCCCTCGGCGAGGTCAAGGCCGGCGACGCCGGGCCCGGCCGCAACGGCACCACGAAGTACTACACCGTGCCGGTGCAGGCCGGCTTCCGGCCGTACATCTCCGCGTCGCTGATCGTCCCGGACGACGTCAGCCGGGCGGACATGGGCATCGAACTGCTCGGGGTCGAGCTGAGCCTGATGACCGCCGACGGCACCGTGTGCGCCGACGAACGCGACTCCGTGGTCAACTCCGCCGACCGCCTGCAACCGGCCACCACGGTGCTGAACGGCCCGACCGTCGGCGGACCCAACTACCGGAGCAGGTGCAACACCGACGGTGTCCAGATCCTGCGCGTGGATCGGATCGGCAACCTGCTGACCGACCGCGAGCTGGCGATGGAGATCGTGGTGCGCTCCGAACCCCCCGCCGACGCCTCCGGGGTGCCGGCCGCCGCGGCGGACGAGAGCGAGCCGCTGCCCCTGGTCAACCACGGATCGCCGACGCCGATCACCGGCGGCCACAGCTTCAACGACGCCGCCGACCTCATCAGCGGCGCGACCTACGCGGACACGTTGACCACCGGCGAGAGCCGCTACTACAAGTTCCCCGTGCAATGGGGCCAGCGGTTCGCCTACACCCTGACGCCCACCGCCACCGCGGATGCACAGTCCTACTCCATCGCCTGGGTCGACGTCTTCAACCCGGTGCGGCAGGAGGTCGACACCGAGGGCACCGATTCCGGCCAGGTCTGGTTCAATTCGCTGCCCGGCGACCCGTTCAGCGCGTCGTCGAGCTACCCGGCCCGCTACACCAACCGCGACAGCACCTTCGCCCGCGCCTACGCGCTCGACGGCTCCTACTACCTGCGCATCGACGCCGGCCTGGACGAGGACCGCGTAACGGTGCCGTTCCTGATCACGGTGCAGGTCAGCGGGGACGTCGAGCCCGGTCCGGTGTACCAGCCCGACGGCGGCGGCGCGGCCACCTCTGATCGCAGCACCGGCGCGACCGGCCCGTCGACCCCGTCCTCGTCGTCCCCGTCGACGTCGTCCCCGGCCACCTCCCCGTCCTCGTCTTCGTCGTCCTCGAACGACGGGACGGCGACGTCCGGGTCGGACACCTCCGCCGGAACCGACGTCGCCGACGCGTCCTCGGCCGGCACCACCGCCGCCATCACGGTGGCCCGCGCGACCACCGACACCACCGGCCCCGGGGCCGCGGTGTGGATCGTGCTCGCCTCGGTGGCGGCCGCCGGTCTGGTCGGCCTGGCGGTGGGATGGGCACGTCGTGGGCGGTCCACCCCGCCGCCGTCGCACTGGTGAGCCGTGGCCCCCGGCCCGCTAGCGCTTGACGGTCACCCCGGCGTCCAGACGTAGGAACCGTCCACCACGGTGCAGGTGAGGGCGACCCCGTCGGGTGAGCCGGTCGGGTTCACCTGTTGCCAGCTGCACGGATCGCCCGCTTCGACGGTCCCCGGCGCCACCGGGGCGGTCGAGGCGGGCGTTCCGTCGTCGCCGGGCGCCGTCGGGTCGCGATCCGCGGAGCCGGTGCTCAGGGCGGCGACGAGCATCCCGAGAACACCCACCGCGACCGCGGCACCGCTGAGAACCCACCAGCGGCGGTTCACCGGCGGGCGGGCCGGCGACGCCACGGTGCGGGGTGAGGTCGATCCGGCGGTGGTGGTCGTGATCGGGACGCGCTGAGCCGGCTCCGCTCTCGCGGTCACCACGTCGGTGACGGCGGCGTCGACCCTGGTCCGCGGGTTGCGCGGCCCTTCGTGGCCAGATCCGGCCGCTCGACCGGCGTCCGGTCCGGGCCGGACCTGGTGACCCTGGTCCTGGTCGGGACGCACCTCCCGACCCGGGCCGCCGTCGGGCGGGACGTCAGGACCCGGGTCCCGGACGGGCCGCACCTCCTGGCCGGCGCCTCGACCGGACCGGACCTCCCCACCGGGACCGCCCTCGGGCGGGACGTCAGGACCCGGGTCCCGGACGGGCCGCACCTCCCGACCCGGGCCGCGGTCGGGCCCGGCGTCAGGGGACCAGCCCGGCGGCAGCGGTGGCAGCTGGTCGAGCACGGTGAGCGGGTCGCCGTCCCGGGTGTGCGGCACGTCGTCTCGCCGCGCCCCGGCCAGCAGCCCGCGCGCGGCCTCGGTGGCGGCGGGGCGGTCGGCCGGCCGGGTCGCCACCAACGCGGTGAGCGCCGAGCGCAGCACCGGATCGGCGATCGCGGCCAGCACCGGGCGGGCGTCGTCGACCTCGCCCCCGGCCAGCAGGGTCAACCCGAGCCGTCCCACGGCGTACAGGTCGTGCCGGACGTCCGGCGGCACCCCACCGGCGAGGACCTCGGGCGGCAGGTAGCCGGGAGTGCCGATCACGGTGCCGACCTGGGTGAGACGGGCGTCGCGGACGCCGATGGTCAGGCCGAAATCGGCGAGCAGCACCTCGAGCCGGTTCCCCGACCGGAGCAGCAGGTTGCCGGGTTTGACGTCGCGGTGGATGAGCTGGGCGGCGTGCACCGCCCCGAGCGCGTCGAGCACCTGGTCCAGGACGGCGACCACGGTCCCCTCGGCCAGCGGCCCGTAATCGCCGATGAGGGTCTGCAGGGAGCCGCCGTCGATCAGTTCGCTGACGATGACCACCATGCCGTCGTCGGCGGCCCAGGCGTAGGGGCTGACCACCCGGGGATGCGTCAGGCGGACGGCCTGCTCCCGGGCGAACCGCAGCAGCTCACCGGCGTCACGCTGCCGCAGCAGTTTCGCCGCGCAGAAGCGGCTCCGGTCGCGGTCCCAGGCACGCCACACCGTCCCGGTGCCACCGACGCCGATCGGGTCGCACAGCGCGTAGCGCCCGGCGATGATCTCGGCGTCGACGATGCACCTCCCGCGGTCGTACGCCCCGGGGCGGGGCGGACTCCAGTATCCCGTGTCAGCTTTCGGGGTGATTGTGTCCGCTCAGCGGACAGAATCACCCCGAAACCTGAAGAAGGGGCGGCGTCAGCGGGACCGCGGCTGCCAGGTGACGATGGCGGCGGACGGCGCCCGCCACGGGACGACGTCACGGCGGTAGGAGCGGTGCACGGCCTCGGAGGCCTCGGCCACCGAACTGGCGGTGTGCTGGGACGCTTTCCGCAGCTCGGCGTTGGCCCGGTCCAGCTCGTCGGAGAGTTCGGTGAGCCGGGCCTGCAGGGCCAGCACCTGCGACTCGAGGTCGATGATCCGTTTGATGCCCGCGCGGTTGACGCCCTCGTCCTGGCTCAGCCGCTGCACCTCACGGAGCAGCTGGATGTCGCGCTGGGAGTACCGGCGGCCACCGCTGGGCGTGCGACCCGGCGAGACCAGGCCCTCACGGTCGTAGGACCGCAGGGTCTGGGCGTGCATGCCGGCGAGCTCCGCGGCCACCGAGATGACGAACAGCGGAGCCAGCTCGTCGAGCGGGATGTCGCGCCGGTCACGGCGTCCGGAGTCGCCCATCACGACGCTCCCGCCCCGACCGTGCTGCCACTGCCGGCCGTGGTCGCACTGCCGGCAGCCACCGCGGCGGTGATGGCCGCACGGGGATCGTCGGTCTGCTCGGCGGCGTAGGCCTCCAACGCAGCTTTCGCCGCGTCGCTCATCCGGGCCGGGACCGCCACCTCGACGGTGACGATCAGGTCGCCCTGCC is drawn from Nakamurella deserti and contains these coding sequences:
- a CDS encoding Gfo/Idh/MocA family protein codes for the protein MSQPSSRPSLGVAVAGFGWMGRVHTQAYARVRHHFPDVTPVPELVAVADEVPGRAEQAAAQYGFAGATTDWRDLATNPDVQAVSVTAPNFLHREIGVTLAEAGKHIWIEKPVGLSADDARAVQAAVTKGGVQSAVGFNYRNAPAVQYAKQLIDAGELGDVTHARFRFLSDYAAHPDGALSWRFERARGGNGVLGDLVSHGVDLTWFLLGDLESVVADTTVFLPQRSRPTGATSGHQRATGGELGPVENEDWMSGLIRMGSGARVSLEASRVAVGEQNNYGFEIHGTKGVLTWDYRRMGELGVGLGGSYADQNISTVFVGPGHGDFGAFQPGASNPMGYDDLKVVELRNFLASIDSGAPVGATVADAVRSAITLDAIVESVATGGWVTLA
- a CDS encoding tryptophan-rich sensory protein, encoding MNSDRTRQITVTASEIVCVFGTLLGVGVFGGTQVDRAAGGALSADATLIAPGTQAFSIWSVIYAGLAAYTVWQWLPGQATAERHRRIGYLAAASMLLNAGWLLVVQAGWLWVSVLVILALVLVLGVIISRLAAAPSRSVVDTVITDGTFGLYVGWVSVATAANVTATLQDAGLDPSEGVAEALTVAVLAVAAGIGVLLSRVSRGNLGIGAAMVWGISWIAIARATAAPESTVVAVGAVVAAVVVAVAFVAARVQATSGRRALTRV
- a CDS encoding hydrolase, which translates into the protein MSLWICLTCGAEHPDTRRPPDVCAICADDRQWIPPEGQRWSTASDLEVGRTFTVEEIEPDLFAVTVTPEVAIGQRSLVLRTPHGNILWEPSAYISADLVVAVEALGRVVAVAASHPHLAGAAVSWSHMLSARQQHEVPILWNAHDRRWVQRPDPAYVFWTDRHEPVPGVTLLRAGGHFPGSCVLHWPAGAGGRGVLLVGDTLMVGPSGHTVSFMRSYPNQLPLSERLVRQIVATLEPLAYDRIHGAFPGRAIVSDAPAVVRSSAERYIGWLTDTIRDPDEELPANTQHAG
- a CDS encoding 2-oxo acid dehydrogenase subunit E2; its protein translation is MINSSLSDDMKEITYHGSVNLGVAVDTPRGLPSTPSPVAPDGLSSPTVGLGGSAARWSPSR
- a CDS encoding copper resistance CopC family protein — its product is MTRFPTARSLRAGTAILLTALTVVLGIGVAPAAWAHTDLSSSDPADGSTVEGPPAVLRLVFADPVAAPDPAGPTLTLTVAGADPVDVPATVVDDTVSADLTGVTLPTAATYPAEWEIGYRLVATDGDTFTGDLTFTVAGPADATPPATPQASTPGEPALTSASPTDTPAATASATPASTAPGTTVASTTTESSAAAPGTTAELAPSAATGPGSTAAAVVPESDPGISGWWWFAGIALVVLIAGAGYGYARSRRAQGPTT
- a CDS encoding DNA-binding protein — its product is MDAVEDARSAASARQTEIYGESWADRLHRLMAAYRLSQARLAGVIGLSAPMLSQLISGQRVKISNPAVYGRIVALEEACADPGFARRDAAEIDALLARTAASQPVLSTRVTAAGPPAGDGIADALAALAPTAALAAAADAVRATAPALAAVLDAASVRAGRPRS
- a CDS encoding vWA domain-containing protein, with protein sequence MNHLSPRPSARRLFAAAAALGLLAAGAVQTGAAAAVAPVESTAPVMIVLDASGSMRADDAPGVRMDAAKAAVTSLIDTLPAGSEVGLMVYGTGTGSADTDKAAGCRDITTLTPVGPLDAATMTAQVASVQASGYTPIGESLRAAAAALPAEGPRSIVLVSDGEDTCAPPTPCDVAAELDTQGVDLTVHTVGFKVDDAARQQLSCIAGATGGTFADAADAAQLEQALKVRVGYALSGYTTEGTPVTGDDQPTLDAPLLTPGQYVDRYALGEVKAGDAGPGRNGTTKYYTVPVQAGFRPYISASLIVPDDVSRADMGIELLGVELSLMTADGTVCADERDSVVNSADRLQPATTVLNGPTVGGPNYRSRCNTDGVQILRVDRIGNLLTDRELAMEIVVRSEPPADASGVPAAAADESEPLPLVNHGSPTPITGGHSFNDAADLISGATYADTLTTGESRYYKFPVQWGQRFAYTLTPTATADAQSYSIAWVDVFNPVRQEVDTEGTDSGQVWFNSLPGDPFSASSSYPARYTNRDSTFARAYALDGSYYLRIDAGLDEDRVTVPFLITVQVSGDVEPGPVYQPDGGGAATSDRSTGATGPSTPSSSSPSTSSPATSPSSSSSSSNDGTATSGSDTSAGTDVADASSAGTTAAITVARATTDTTGPGAAVWIVLASVAAAGLVGLAVGWARRGRSTPPPSHW
- a CDS encoding serine/threonine-protein kinase, encoding MTPKADTGYWSPPRPGAYDRGRCIVDAEIIAGRYALCDPIGVGGTGTVWRAWDRDRSRFCAAKLLRQRDAGELLRFAREQAVRLTHPRVVSPYAWAADDGMVVIVSELIDGGSLQTLIGDYGPLAEGTVVAVLDQVLDALGAVHAAQLIHRDVKPGNLLLRSGNRLEVLLADFGLTIGVRDARLTQVGTVIGTPGYLPPEVLAGGVPPDVRHDLYAVGRLGLTLLAGGEVDDARPVLAAIADPVLRSALTALVATRPADRPAATEAARGLLAGARRDDVPHTRDGDPLTVLDQLPPLPPGWSPDAGPDRGPGREVRPVRDPGPDVPPEGGPGGEVRSGRGAGQEVRPVRDPGPDVPPDGGPGREVRPDQDQGHQVRPGPDAGRAAGSGHEGPRNPRTRVDAAVTDVVTARAEPAQRVPITTTTAGSTSPRTVASPARPPVNRRWWVLSGAAVAVGVLGMLVAALSTGSADRDPTAPGDDGTPASTAPVAPGTVEAGDPCSWQQVNPTGSPDGVALTCTVVDGSYVWTPG
- a CDS encoding heat shock protein transcriptional repressor HspR translates to MGDSGRRDRRDIPLDELAPLFVISVAAELAGMHAQTLRSYDREGLVSPGRTPSGGRRYSQRDIQLLREVQRLSQDEGVNRAGIKRIIDLESQVLALQARLTELSDELDRANAELRKASQHTASSVAEASEAVHRSYRRDVVPWRAPSAAIVTWQPRSR